One stretch of Priestia megaterium DNA includes these proteins:
- a CDS encoding ATP-binding protein has protein sequence MKNREGVRKAAAIAGLLLLGVYIVFQTMAFFEGAYALGSLIKDILLVGVTAGTVYLLHKRSVHTQVSDEQYQLATLINSMPDFICFKDGDGKWVAVNDFGRELYHLKGIDYRGKTDAELGELVPFFQAAFLHCISSDEEAWIKKEKVRTEEAFEIPNGDVKTFDVIKVPVFFEDGSRKALITIGRDITQQKLAEELLIKKEKLSVVGELAAGIAHEIRNPLTSIKGFVQLMKETDRSAIGYANIMLDELERINGIVSEMLLLSKPESEHFRVFSLIEAVKYVMSLTSHEALLKNIDFLYDEQTHSASVYGNKNHLIQVLLNVFKNAIEAMNKPGNIYITIKAAHDDQICIEVRDEGVGISKDRLEHIGEPFFTLKEKGMGLGLTISSKIIHDHHGTLQIESEQEKGTIVKIGLPLYLKGTAVFASK, from the coding sequence ATGAAAAATAGGGAGGGTGTACGAAAAGCAGCGGCAATAGCGGGTCTTCTGCTTTTAGGGGTGTACATCGTCTTTCAAACTATGGCATTTTTTGAAGGAGCATACGCTCTTGGCAGTTTAATAAAAGATATTTTACTAGTAGGCGTAACAGCCGGCACGGTTTATTTACTTCATAAGCGTTCGGTTCATACACAGGTGTCTGATGAACAGTATCAGCTTGCGACATTAATAAACTCAATGCCGGATTTTATTTGTTTTAAAGATGGAGATGGCAAATGGGTGGCGGTGAACGATTTTGGAAGGGAACTTTATCATTTAAAAGGTATTGATTACAGGGGTAAAACAGATGCAGAGCTTGGAGAGCTTGTGCCTTTCTTTCAAGCCGCTTTCTTGCACTGTATTTCGTCAGATGAAGAAGCTTGGATAAAAAAGGAAAAGGTGCGCACGGAAGAAGCATTTGAGATACCAAACGGCGACGTCAAAACATTTGATGTTATTAAAGTACCTGTGTTTTTTGAGGATGGCTCAAGAAAAGCTCTTATCACGATTGGACGAGATATTACTCAGCAAAAGCTTGCAGAAGAACTTCTGATAAAAAAGGAAAAGCTTTCTGTAGTAGGCGAATTAGCTGCTGGAATTGCCCATGAAATTCGAAATCCACTTACAAGTATTAAAGGGTTTGTTCAGCTCATGAAAGAAACTGACCGATCCGCGATAGGGTACGCTAATATCATGCTTGATGAGCTGGAGCGAATCAATGGTATTGTCAGTGAAATGCTCCTTTTGTCAAAGCCTGAAAGTGAACATTTTCGCGTATTTTCTCTTATAGAAGCGGTTAAGTATGTAATGAGTTTAACCTCTCATGAAGCTTTATTGAAAAACATTGACTTCCTCTACGATGAACAAACACATAGCGCTAGTGTGTACGGAAATAAAAATCATCTTATTCAAGTGTTACTTAATGTTTTTAAAAACGCAATCGAAGCCATGAATAAACCCGGAAATATTTATATTACAATTAAAGCAGCGCATGATGACCAAATTTGTATAGAAGTGAGAGATGAAGGAGTTGGAATTTCTAAAGACCGCTTAGAACATATAGGAGAACCGTTTTTTACTTTAAAAGAAAAAGGAATGGGGCTTGGACTAACAATCAGCTCTAAAATCATTCATGATCATCACGGTACCCTGCAGATTGAGAGTGAACAGGAAAAAGGAACGATTGTAAAAATTGGACTGCCTCTGTATCTTAAAGGTACGGCTGTTTTCGCAAGCAAATGA
- a CDS encoding L-cystine transporter — MNNLLVILNILIMLALLAGLFMMQKKHVSFSKRVFTALGLGIIFGFALQWIYGPTHEVTITTADWFSIVGSGYVKFLQMIVMPLVFVSIVAAFTRLKLTSNIGKISSLIIGILLVTTAIAAAIGIFTTTSFNLESVQITKGEAELQRGEDLENNLSSLEAKTIPQQVVELLPANPFLDLTGARSTSTIGVVIFAAFVGIAYLGVKRKKPEEAALFSKIIDTLYAIVMRVVTLILRLTPYGVLAIMTKTVATSDIDAIVKLGKFVVASYVALAAMFIVHLLILTIIGVNPITYVKKVFPVLAFAFTSRTSAGALPLNVNTQTRQLGVPEGIANFAGSFGLTIGQNGCAGIYPAMLAVMIAPTVGIDPLTPLFIFTLIAIVAISSFGVAGVGGGATFAALLVLSSMNLPVALAGLLISVEPLIDMGRTALNVSGSMTAGVVTSKLTKELDTNVYNDQTISPETAEV, encoded by the coding sequence ATGAATAACTTATTAGTCATTCTAAACATCCTTATTATGCTGGCGTTGCTTGCTGGGTTGTTTATGATGCAGAAAAAACACGTGTCATTTTCAAAGCGTGTGTTTACGGCGCTCGGACTAGGGATTATCTTTGGTTTTGCTCTTCAGTGGATCTATGGTCCGACTCATGAAGTAACGATAACAACGGCCGATTGGTTTAGCATTGTAGGAAGCGGATATGTTAAGTTTCTTCAAATGATTGTTATGCCGCTTGTATTTGTATCGATTGTAGCAGCATTCACTCGCTTAAAATTAACCAGCAATATTGGAAAGATTAGTAGTTTAATTATCGGAATTTTGCTTGTAACAACAGCGATAGCAGCTGCCATTGGTATTTTTACAACGACGAGCTTCAATTTAGAATCTGTCCAAATCACAAAAGGGGAAGCCGAACTTCAGCGCGGAGAGGACTTAGAAAACAATTTATCTAGTTTAGAAGCAAAAACAATCCCGCAGCAAGTAGTAGAATTATTACCGGCTAACCCGTTTCTTGATTTAACAGGCGCACGTTCAACTTCCACGATTGGCGTTGTCATCTTTGCAGCATTTGTTGGAATTGCGTATTTAGGAGTGAAGCGTAAAAAGCCAGAGGAAGCGGCGTTATTTTCAAAAATTATTGATACGCTGTATGCAATTGTGATGCGTGTAGTGACGCTAATTCTTCGTTTAACTCCTTATGGGGTACTTGCAATTATGACAAAAACAGTGGCCACGAGTGATATTGATGCGATTGTTAAACTTGGAAAATTTGTTGTAGCATCGTATGTCGCATTAGCAGCTATGTTTATTGTTCACTTGCTCATTCTAACGATCATAGGTGTAAATCCAATCACTTACGTGAAGAAAGTATTTCCTGTATTGGCGTTTGCCTTTACTTCCCGTACAAGTGCTGGAGCGTTGCCTTTGAACGTTAATACACAAACGAGACAGTTAGGAGTTCCAGAAGGAATTGCGAATTTTGCAGGTTCATTTGGTCTGACAATTGGTCAAAATGGATGTGCTGGAATATATCCAGCTATGTTAGCCGTTATGATTGCACCAACGGTAGGGATTGATCCCTTAACACCTTTATTTATTTTCACGTTAATTGCCATTGTAGCAATTAGTTCGTTTGGGGTAGCAGGTGTTGGTGGAGGAGCTACATTTGCGGCTTTACTTGTATTATCTTCTATGAATTTGCCCGTAGCGCTAGCGGGATTATTAATTTCAGTAGAACCATTGATTGATATGGGGCGTACGGCGCTTAATGTAAGTGGAAGTATGACAGCGGGAGTTGTCACTAGTAAACTAACAAAAGAGCTAGATACAAACGTATACAACGATCAAACCATCTCACCTGAAACAGCAGAAGTGTAA